TAATGCAaaaacagaaggaaaaaaaagagagagagagagagaagaaaagaaaagaatttttAAGGTACCAAATGACAAAAGgaagcatttttttaaaaaaaaaaagaaagaaaagaaaagaattttaTAAACCCAACAAAAAGGAATTTTCGATTTTAATTTTcacaatttgttttgttttttttttttcccgatcaTCGAACCTCACTGGTTAGATGCTGAAAAGATCCATCCTTCATCAACTTCAAGCTCAGATTATTGAACCGCTCTCGCGAGTATTGTCTTGAAGCTTTCCTCCAATCGGTGCCCGCCTTCATCATGGTTGCAAACTCCTCATAGCTAATGCGCCCATCCTGCAAAATAATGCAACAATGGATTGTTAATACAAGTAACAACAGTATTGCAGGTGAAGAAGATGTTATATAACAGTGTATAGCTGACCTTGTCTGTGTCCACATCATGGATAATAGCATTGATGACTTCCTCATAGTTTGAACCCAAGTCATCTGCTAAGGAGTCGGTGAGCTCATCGATCTCGATGTATCCGCTTTGGTTCCTGTCGAAAAATGAGAAGGCTTTGCGGAGGTGGTCATCATTGCCAATCTTTTTCAGATGAATTGAGACGGCAACGAATTCTCCGTAATCGAGAGTTCCATTCCCATCGACATCGGCCTGTCAAGGGCAAGGCAAACCAGCTCatacttaacaaataatttctcAACAGACCATTATACAAAACAAACATAGTTTGAGATGAGGCGAGCAATTGCAAGTTAGCTTTGCAAGAAACTCTCCAAAGAAGTGTCTGCTTAAGATTAAGTTAGCTGATTGATGGGATTTGGTATGATATTGATGAGCGATGTTCAAATATTTCTTAGAACATATTGATTTGAACCCAAAAGCGGGACCAACCCCCAATAGCATATTACTGCTAGAAGCAGAATCCTGTATTTCTTCAGTACAATCTCATAATTGCTCTagagaaactagaaagagattcTTTAACCAGAAAGAATTTAGCATACCTATCCAAAAGTTTTCACAACTAAATCATGTATGATGGAATCATCAACAGCATGGAACAATAGTCCATTTGCAAGAGATAAATATCAACAGAATTAAGGGCTGAATTGCTATGGTATGCTTATGATTGCTAGCCATGCTTAAAGTGTTTACAAGAACCCGGGGAAAAAATGGATCCTTTTTATAACATCATTTATATATAACGGTTGAGAAGATCGTGCTTCCAATTTTAAGTGGTCAAGCTGACATACAGTCAGCCAACATGTCAAGAGATCTGGATCCCATCAGGTGTGATCATAGCATCGGGGAAAGTTCTAAACATAAATATAGGCAAACGAATACGGCATCTTTCGATGTAGGTGATAAATATAATAAACCTATTACACTGAACTTGGGTACATCTACAAGCAAGTATTCTCACTTACAATTTAGAATACGCTGGGAAAAGGAAGCGTTAAATCCAAATCACAAGCGAGAAAACAAGGAAAACAGAAGCCCACTTGATGAGGTTTCGTTTTCTTTCCAAGCCACCCCCAATCACTAAAGTCTATAGAGCATGAGAAAGGAGCCCCAGTGCCAATCCCCAATCTCAACAAACACATAACGAGGAAAGGATTCCTAGCTTCTTTCAtaaacaaaatgaaataaacaatgGAATATACTTACAGCTTCCATTAACATCTGGACATCAGGATCTGGGACCTGCTGGCCTATCTTGTGCAAGCCAACTTTCAGCTCTTCGAGTGTAATCTTGCCATTGTTGTTGCTATCCATTATTTGAAACATCTCCTTTATGCCTGCCACCTCCTCCACAGACAAATGTTCAGCCACCACCTGCAAATGTTACATTCCAAAATTGTGTAAATCATCAAGGATGTGTAAGTGCATTCCACAACAATCAGCAAAGATAAACGTCATCAATTCCACCAAAAGAGCAGGGTCcgacaacatatatatatatatataatgttagcAGAAATCAAAATCCAACCAACGTCTCAAATCTTACCCTCAGAGCTCTCTTTTTGAACTTGTTCATCACTGAAAATTGTTTGAGCCTTGCCCTAACATTCTCCCCCAGAGGGACGTTTGGTGCTTTTTTGGCATTTACCAACCAAGTATGATCTGCAATCAAAAGTCAGTAATATGTTTAAGCAACGTCCAATTCCAATTATCTTTGCCGCATAGAAAATATTGTAATAATGATGGATGAAAACCAGCAGACGCAGCACAAGTGAAACTTCAATCCTAcacataattattattattattattattatttttaaaaaaaagcctaATACTGCTACATCGGCTGCTATGTTGAATTGAGTAGAAATAGATAAAGACCATCATTTTTAACCATTATTCATATCAATGATGACGATCACTGATTAGTGGATTTCTGCCACGTTACCTGTCAATGGTTGGACTGGGTGAGCAATGACAAACCCCAATACCTATGAGAAAGAAAACACATCTGACCAAACCCTTGAAAAAGTAAAAAATGTCTTAGGTACTTCATTGACCTTGAATCCTTCCCATAAATGGAAGAAATCTTGGTTTGCCACTATGGAATCAATACTGGGCTGGTTTTTTATAGAAAACCTTTTATAGATGAAAAGGGAAAAACACAATATTGGTACATCAAGTAGAAGCAAACCATATTTGCATCAGATGCCAAACATGAAATAGCTAATGTAACAAGAATTGAACATACCAAGCACTTCCTGAGCTGTCAACCGCTTTTTAGGATCAGGATCGAGCATTCGCTTCACAAGGTCTTTTGCATTGTCAGAAACTTTAGGCCAAGGGTCTCTTTTAAAATCTATGACAGAGCGAATGATTGCTTGCGCTACTCCTTGTTCAGTTTCTGTCATGGTTAAACAACAaatcttagagagagagagagagagagagagagagagagagagagagagagatgcatagGAAAATAAGACAGAACAGCGGTCTTAGAGGACATTTTGCCATTTTTTAACAAGAAAATGCCTTATTTTATGCTTCAAGTCCCATACAAACCCTACAAACTAACATTTGTACCATTTAATCAACAGTGAGTAtgctaaatgaaaattgaaagaaTAATTCTCAAGAACAGATTCCCATACAAACCTACAAACTAACACTCGTACCATTTAATCAACAGTGAGTAtgctaaatgaaaattgaaagaaTAGTGCTCGACAACAGATCTACTGACCTGCCCAGAAAGGCGGCACTCCGCAAAGCAAGATGTAAAGAATCACTCCAGCACTCCAGACATCAACCTCCGGGCCATAGTTTCGTTTTAACACCTCTGGAGCCATGTAATATGGACTGCCCACTATCTCTGTAAACCGCTCCCCTGTAGAAAATCCCCAAAGTTTCAATGCTAAAATCACCCAACAGAATAACAAAAATTCCATGAAAAACATTTCAGAATGACAGCTAATGAATGGAGGATGAATCATTCATAGTGATAGATTTTTACAAGCAAGGAATCCCAAGGCCTTACCAGGTGTAAAGAACACAGACAGCCCAAAATCAATTGCCTTGAGCGGAGATGACTCCTTTTTGTTCGCGAACAAGAAGTTCTCGGGTTTGAGGTCCCGATGCATCACCCCATGCTTGTgacacatctgcaacatcggaaaATGAATTCAGACCATGCGGCCATATGACAAACAAAAACCCAATACCTCAAGGAAACAATTTTAATGAAATGGCACGATGACATCAACCCCAAACTTGGATAATGAATAGCTAGCACTGAAAATGTAGTACATGGATTGTTTCGGAAGGACATTTACTGAACTTAGGGTGTATTTGCATGCATATTTATTGCATTTTAACTTTTGATTACTGAAAGTCACTAATTTTTGTTGCTTCCTCTTGGTTAATCCGAATGTTTTGCAAGTCAATttgcttgtgcatccaaatgcagattACAAGTGTTCATAGCTTAGCAGGAATTCCACACCAGAAATTGTAGAGATTGCAAGAATCAAAACAGTGCCACTGTATCGTGAGAGAATTCTGTTATTAGATGGACTAAATCAAAGGAAACAAAGTTCTCAGCAACCAAATAGTTGATGATGAATAACAGCCAAAATAGAAACCTAAATAAATGGATCCAATGGAAGCGTCATGAGAATACACATAAGgaaaacatttaaaaataaagGTCACAGCCTAGTGGGAATTTCAAACAAAGGAATCAAGAACCTCTGAAGGCACCCGAATCACAAATAAAGGACCGCCATAGcgataatgtttttttttttgaaggataatgtTTTAGGATCATTTGCACAGAAAAAAGAAGGCATCGTTGTATGATTCAATCAAAACGACATGTGATGAATCTCAAAATACATCCCGTCCTTTGCATCCCACGAATACATACTTTTGTACTGTGTAAAGAGACAACACAGCAGAACGAATCTAGTAATGAAAATAGGGAATTTGGATTTCTCCACAGATAGATTGATAGCTAATAGGTGAATGACAAAAAATTCCCACACGATCTCCTACCAAAAGAAGAATCCCTACAGATTCGCTGAGATCAGACAAGTAAACCCACAGAAAAATCCCTACAAATTcaccaaaatcaaacaaaaatgtCCACAGTCCCAACAAATAAGAATCgtcaaactgaaaatcaaattGATAGAAAGGGACAGGACCGAATTATACTAAAAAAATCAAGGACCCCTTCAATTCTATCATGGAAAGAATGCTCACAGGCTCATCAAAATCATATCAAAGAAAACAAGGTTGAACCCAGATTCCTCACAAGATCAACCTAAAATTGCAACGAAGAGAAACGACAGATCGATTCAAaacaatggatggtcaggatctaaCCTGCACAACTTCAACGATTGTGCGCGTGACACCGGCAGCTGCTCGCTCTGTGTAATGCCCCCTTGCGACGATCCGATCAAACAGCTCGCCTCCTTCACACAGCTCCATTACGAGATGGACGGCATTGTCATCCTCGTACGTGTCCTTCAAGCTCACGATGTTCGGATGCTTCGGCAAATGCTTCATGATCTCcacctctctccttacatcttcgATATCAACCGCAGTCCTAAGCTTCTTCTTCGAGATCGACTTGCAGGCAAGGACCTCGTCGGAGGATTTATCGGTGCAGAGGTACGTGATCCCAAATTCGCCCCGCCCAAGCTCGCGGCCCAgctcatattgggcctcaataTCACGACCCGTCGGATCTGACAAGACTGAGAGCTTGTGTCCGCCGCCATGGCTTGGGGCATAATCGATTGAGAAAGGGTTCtgtttcttccctttcttcttcttttcggtAGAAGCTCCATGTGGCACCGCACAGCAATTCCCCATGGATTAAAAGCTTGAAAGCttcgttcttttcttcttttttttcaaataattgcAGCAATgaaagcagaaaaaaaaaaagaaaattaaaacccAATTTTGTTTCGATCCGTTGATGAAAACCCCAGAATCAGGAAGACCCAATTCGTATAAGAGCTAAAAAGGTCTTTTTAGTGGCGGAAAacgaagcaaagaagaagaaaacagagaTCGTGGGAAAATAGAACCAACCCTTCAAAACGCAAGCTTTTCTAGAAAATGGTTGAAAtctttgaaaaagaaagaaacccaACTCCTTTGTAAGACTGAAATGAGGTTTTGTAGAAAATCCCGAAAATTTACGATTTTATCAAGTTATGGAGGAAAACGGGGGGTTATGGAACAGCACAAAAACCCAAGAATgatgtgagagagagggagagagatgggagaaATGGAGGAGACCCAGATGGAATTGGAGTATGAGAGGGATTTTAATGGAAAAAAGGAAGGAATTTGGAAGAGAAGAGGCTGAAAAGAGGGATTTCTAGGTGTGAACACACAACCACCGTTGGATAGAGAGGGTCAATGCTCTTTCCCAGAGACTTCCTGTTCaaacacccctctctctctctctctctctctctctctatctctctcttcctgatGTCCAAACAAAAGCCAGAATTTTTGCCTTTCTTCTGTAACAATGCACAGAAAGAAACACCCTTGCTTTTTCACCAGAAGCTAAAACAAAGGCTTCTCAACCATTGCCCCTGCTGTCTTTAAAAATATCTTAAATGTCCCCAGCGCCCTTGTATTTGCGCACCTGCCCTTTTGCTGCACAAGGGCTTTTGATGCAGTCACCCATGGCCGTTGATCCCGACCGTCATATTATGGGGCCCAATCCAATCACGGATTGGAAGATCCCATCTAATCAATTTTTTAATCGTCAATTTGTAGGCCAGTTCTCAACCATTATCTGAGATATTTTTCGAAAATCTCTCTTCAGTTGGCTTAACAAATCATGGATAGCTTATCTATCGCAGAAGCTCATGCCAGAGTCCGGACACAGCATTCAACAGCCCACGTGTTTTCCAAACTTGGTCAATTTTGTTGGAACGAACCATACTCTTGACTTTTCAGTATAGAGGTGCGACCCATGATTCATGATCCGCGCCGCCTGTGTGATGGGTCGTGGATGATGGTCTACGCACAGAAAATTCTCCTCTACCACTCCACTTTCAACCATGAAAATGTTTTAAGATTGGTTGATGGGATCCTCCGATCCTCCAAGGGTGGGAGATTTTGGGAGATTTTTTTGGGAACAGTTCATGCACCATGGGTCACATCACACATAAGATCCAGATCAATGGACTGCGACTCCCCCCTCCGATTATCGGAAAACCTGAGGATAAGGTGCATTTTTAGGATTgttaaaatgataaatacaaggCTTTTTTTTTAACAAGGTGGTGGAACTCAATCATCATCTTGAGTGCTACTCCCA
This region of Magnolia sinica isolate HGM2019 chromosome 1, MsV1, whole genome shotgun sequence genomic DNA includes:
- the LOC131221412 gene encoding calcium-dependent protein kinase 20-like; this translates as MGNCCAVPHGASTEKKKKGKKQNPFSIDYAPSHGGGHKLSVLSDPTGRDIEAQYELGRELGRGEFGITYLCTDKSSDEVLACKSISKKKLRTAVDIEDVRREVEIMKHLPKHPNIVSLKDTYEDDNAVHLVMELCEGGELFDRIVARGHYTERAAAGVTRTIVEVVQMCHKHGVMHRDLKPENFLFANKKESSPLKAIDFGLSVFFTPGERFTEIVGSPYYMAPEVLKRNYGPEVDVWSAGVILYILLCGVPPFWAETEQGVAQAIIRSVIDFKRDPWPKVSDNAKDLVKRMLDPDPKKRLTAQEVLDHTWLVNAKKAPNVPLGENVRARLKQFSVMNKFKKRALRVVAEHLSVEEVAGIKEMFQIMDSNNNGKITLEELKVGLHKIGQQVPDPDVQMLMEAADVDGNGTLDYGEFVAVSIHLKKIGNDDHLRKAFSFFDRNQSGYIEIDELTDSLADDLGSNYEEVINAIIHDVDTDKDGRISYEEFATMMKAGTDWRKASRQYSRERFNNLSLKLMKDGSFQHLTSEVR